A DNA window from Ostrea edulis chromosome 5, xbOstEdul1.1, whole genome shotgun sequence contains the following coding sequences:
- the LOC125649948 gene encoding uncharacterized protein LOC125649948, with amino-acid sequence MNSEWSLGNPELLQQIGTLVWAINDDKAPKLVENLAAFRIGYEVYERLSGEREVDALRNQTILAIAKFVKDHPKASKEELVKEISKQIWLFTQRLEKI; translated from the coding sequence ATGAACAGTGAGTGGAGTCTAGGAAATCCAGAATTATTACAACAGATAGGAACTTTGGTTTGGGCTATAAATGACGACAAAGCACCAAAGCTCGTGGAAAATTTGGCAGCCTTTAGAATTGGTTATGAAGTGTATGAAAGACTGAGCGGGGAAAGAGAGGTAGATGCATTACGCAATCAAACCATCCTGGCTATTGCAAAGTTCGTCAAAGATCATCCAAAAGCCTCAAAAGAAGAACTAGTGAAAGAAATATCCAAGCAGATTTGGTTGTTCACTCAAAGACTTGAGAAAATCTAG